In the Cydia fagiglandana chromosome 14, ilCydFagi1.1, whole genome shotgun sequence genome, one interval contains:
- the LOC134670470 gene encoding uncharacterized protein LOC134670470: protein MPPDPPVSWCRPQGIIDCFEVQIEKSSNPVDQSLSWSQYKGCNTAKYVISSTPNGFINFISKGYGGRISDVNLVEQCGLINHIPADCTILADRGFKHLETILNQKGVRLVRPPSVFRNQKQSKCEVLRTKVIASLRVHIERVIRRVRLFKLLKPHSTVNNKLLNMLDDILVVACGLTNLQTSIIRRD, encoded by the coding sequence CCCCGGACCCACCAGTGTCTTGGTGCCGTCCACAAGGTATTATAGATTGTTTTGAGGTCCAAATTGAAAAGTCATCTAATCCGGTCGATCAGTCATTATCTTGGTCACAGTACAAGGGTTGTAATACTGCCAAATACGTAATTTCTTCAACACCAAATGGTTTTATTAACTTTATATCAAAAGGTTATGGCGGAAGGATTTCAGATGTGAACCTAGTAGAACAATGCGGGCTTATAAATCACATTCCAGCAGATTGTACTATATTAGCGGACAGGGGTTTTAAGCATTTGGAGACTATTTTAAATCAAAAGGGCGTTAGATTAGTTAGACCACCTAGTGTGTTCAGGAACCAAAAGCAATCAAAATGTGAGGTTTTACGAACCAAAGTAATTGCTAGTCTTCGAGTTCACATAGAGCGAGTTATCAGGAGGGTTCGATTGTTTAAACTTTTGAAGCCACATAGCACAGTCAACAACAAATTATTGAATATGCTTGATGATATTCTTGTTGTTGCGTGTGGCTTGACCAATCTGCAAACTTCCATCATAAGAAGAGATTGA
- the LOC134670843 gene encoding uncharacterized protein LOC134670843, producing the protein MRNSEGFVQADSTNLPRVETIMMIEFMQNSEKYNLAGIRGAKASLSSRASYVQNAVGYVEIKRKKDICFVQCRITPEHKVHNKMYQVSAEVNETEEKIVNVICHDCAASEGGCKHALCLLMWLVKRTEEPSTTSTVCYWKRPVLSAAVTQGKFILCSAMGKRKQYECNAHVPSLQDFLEEARNHKMNDCLIMDYNIHEKSVHDYCIFQIMLNYVSKERGLLNFTNFKAYANNIITDKVIALVESRTREQVNSKSWHSLRQSRVTASKIYEATKCRTEEGALVQSIMGGYKVPETAAIKRGKKLENEVLRVIEKDLKVAIHKSGFVLVTPLIGASPDGISKDFIVEVKCPSTAKTMENYINKNGMNKKCQAQIQLQMLATKKRKGLFCIADPTFEETKIIHKHWVSFNEAYVNKLVKEAETFWEKFIFSIVYECVK; encoded by the coding sequence ATGAGAAATTCTGAGGGATTTGTACAGGCTGATAGCACGAACTTGCCTCGAGTGGAGACAATCATGATGATAGAGTTTATGCAAAACtctgaaaaatataatttggctgGCATTAGAGGTGCCAAAGCCTCATTATCTTCGCGGGCATCTTATGTCCAGAATGCAGTGGGGTATGTTGAAATAAAACGTAAGAAAGATATATGTTTTGTTCAGTGCCGAATAACCCCAGAACATAAGGTACACAATAAAATGTACCAAGTGTCGGCGGAAGTCAACGAAACGGAAGAAAAAATTGTTAACGTTATATGTCACGACTGTGCAGCGTCAGAAGGTGGCTGTAAACATGCTCTTTGTTTACTTATGTGGCTGGTAAAAAGAACCGAAGAGCCCAGCACAACATCAACTGTTTGTTATTGGAAGAGACCTGTTTTAAGTGCAGCAGTTACTCAAGGCAAATTTATATTATGTTCAGCTATGGGGAAACGAAAACAGTATGAATGTAATGCCCATGTACCAAGTTTACAAGACTTTTTAGAAGAAGCTAGAAATCATAAAATGAATGACTGCCTTATAATGGATTACAACATTCACGAAAAAAGTGTCCATGACTATTGCATTTTCCAAATTATGCTGAACTATGTTTCAAAAGAAAGAGGTTTACTAAACTTTACAAACTTTAAAGCTTACGCAAATAACATTATAACCGACAAGGTTATAGCACTGGTTGAGAGCAGGACCAGAGAACAAGTGAATAGTAAATCGTGGCATTCATTAAGGCAGTCAAGGGTGACTGCTTCAAAGATATATGAGGCAACAAAATGCAGGACTGAGGAGGGTGCATTAGTGCAATCTATCATGGGGGGATATAAAGTTCCTGAAACTGCTGCCATCAAAAGAGGGAAAAAGCTAGAAAATGAAGTTCTTAGAGTAATTGAAAAAGATTTGAAGGTGGCAATACATAAGAGTGGATTTGTGTTGGTTACACCTCTGATTGGTGCATCTCCAGATGGAATCAGCAAAGACTTCATTGTCGAGGTGAAATGTCCCTCAACTGCTAAAACTATGGAAAACTATATAAACAAGAATGGTATGAACAAAAAATGCCAGGCCCAAATTCAACTACAAATGTTggctacaaaaaaaagaaaaggctTGTTCTGCATAGCAGATCCAACATTTGAAGAAACAAaaattattcataaacattgGGTGTCTTTTAATGAAGCCTATGTGAATAAATTAGTAAAAGAAGCAGAGACGTTTTGGGAAAAATTTATCTTTAGCATAGTttatgaatgtgttaaataa